Part of the Rhodococcus sp. OK302 genome is shown below.
ATCAAGATTGGCTGCGGTCGGTGCGCTCACCGCACCCGGAATATGGCCGGCGACAGGATCAATCGGTTCCACCTCACCGCGGTAGCGCTCCCCGGCTCGCGCATCGAGAAGCACACCGTTCCACCGAGCAGCTTCGTCGATGTCGATCGTGGGCATCTGACCGCCTCGAAGCGTGACGGTTCCCGGTAGGACTGCCTCCCCGGTTCCCACAGACGTCGGCAAACCTGCTGATTCCCAGTTCGGCAATCCTCCGTCGAGCAGACGAACATCTGCGAGTCCAGCCCAGCGTAGTAGCCACCAACCCCGCGCTGCTGACATGTTTCCCACAGCGTCGTAGAGAACGACCGGGGCGCCGTCGTCGATTCCCCATCTACGTGCCGCTTCCTGCAGGTTCTCGATCGACGGCAGTGGATGCCTGCCCGATTCCTTCGACGGCGGAGCGGCCAGTTCGGTTTCGAGATTCACGAACACTGCGCCCGGGATGTGGGCCTCACGAAAATGCTCCTCACCGTTCGGATCACCCAGCGCCCAACGAACATCGAGCAGAATCGGTGGGGTGCCGGCATCGATGAGCGATGCCAGTTCGGGAGCGTCGATCAGCACGGGAAGAGTCATGGGACCAATACTGGCATGACTCGAATCAGGCAACACCGAAGAACGCGCCGAGACCAACCAGCAGGACGCCGCTCACCACGTCGATGCGCTTGCCGACGCCCGGCCGCCTCAACTTCCGTCCGGCGCCCGCCGCCAGAACAACAACGACTGCCCACCACAGTGCTGCGGCAATTACGGTGGCGCCGGCCAACGTCAGGGTGCGCAAGGCTGCGCCGCTACCAGGTTCGACAAACTGCGGAAGCAGACCGAGGAAGAACAGCAATGCCTTGGGATTGAGGAGGTTGGAGAGGAA
Proteins encoded:
- a CDS encoding sulfurtransferase, with the protein product MTLPVLIDAPELASLIDAGTPPILLDVRWALGDPNGEEHFREAHIPGAVFVNLETELAAPPSKESGRHPLPSIENLQEAARRWGIDDGAPVVLYDAVGNMSAARGWWLLRWAGLADVRLLDGGLPNWESAGLPTSVGTGEAVLPGTVTLRGGQMPTIDIDEAARWNGVLLDARAGERYRGEVEPIDPVAGHIPGAVSAPTAANLDANGQFSEAKILRERFAALGDTDRIAVYCGSGVTAAHQIAALAIAGYDATLFPGSWSQWSNDSARPVETGA